The nucleotide sequence CTTCTCCTTACCCTATGAAATGCTGGGATTTTACAAAGAGAACATTCTCTATATCACAGAAAATGCAGTCAACCCAGACAAAAGAAGATATGCCATAAAAGGAGAAGCTGAAAAACATTATATCGATGCGGATATTTATGGCGACAGTGCAATCCATAAGCTACCAAGGTATTGGAAACAAGCCGTAGAGCTAATTGGAGAGGATAGTCTCAGGAAATACGGAATCGCCCCTTGGAATGTAGATCAGGTGAAACAAAGCCTTACAGAGGCTTTCAAGGACAAAAATGCTGAAGCCATCCTTAGACTTTCTGCAGATTTGGGACATTATATTGGAGACATTAATGTACCGCTGCATACCACAGAAAACTATAATGGGCAACTGACCGACCAATATGGTATTCACGGATTCTGGGAAAGCAGAATCCCGGAGCTTCTTGCGGAAGACTTTGAGCTATTTGTAGGCAAGGCCTATTATATCGAAAACACGCAACTGGCGGCTTGGCAAGCTGTAATCTATGCCCACGCTGCACTGGACAGTGTGCTGACCTTTGAAAAAACACTTAGCCAAAAGTTCAACAGTGATAAAAAATATAGTTTTGAGGAACGTGGTTCCATCAACACCAGGGTTTATTCCAAAGAATTCACCATGGCCTATA is from Echinicola marina and encodes:
- a CDS encoding zinc dependent phospholipase C family protein gives rise to the protein MKRILFFLIIFLIDFQSFGYWGFYAHKKINQLAVFSLPYEMLGFYKENILYITENAVNPDKRRYAIKGEAEKHYIDADIYGDSAIHKLPRYWKQAVELIGEDSLRKYGIAPWNVDQVKQSLTEAFKDKNAEAILRLSADLGHYIGDINVPLHTTENYNGQLTDQYGIHGFWESRIPELLAEDFELFVGKAYYIENTQLAAWQAVIYAHAALDSVLTFEKTLSQKFNSDKKYSFEERGSINTRVYSKEFTMAYNDLLAGQVERQMKRSIIMVASFWFTAWVDAGQPNLSSLSHQKIPFEQLPPTSPNIKQNRTHEH